The Heterodontus francisci isolate sHetFra1 chromosome 14, sHetFra1.hap1, whole genome shotgun sequence nucleotide sequence atatctacaacgtagactacatgcatgccaaacagtggaagcagcatgctataaatGGAGCTAAACgatccacaatcaatggatcagatcaaagctctacagtttgccacatccagtcatgaatgatggtgggcaattaaacaagtaactggtggaggcggctccacaaatattgatgggggatcccagcacgtcagtgcaaaagacaaggctgaagcatttgcaaccatagaattgtagagtcattatggcacggaatgaggccatttggcttatcgagtccatgccatttctctgtagagcaatccagttagtcccattccctcctgcatcacttgccaaaaaccttaaatctgtgtccccttgtccttgtacaatcagctaatgggaatacttatctttgtctaccttatcaaaacctgccataatctggtacacctcaaccagatctccccttaacctcctttgcctcaaggagaacaaacccagcgtcacagtggcactgtggttagcaccacagcctcaaagctccagcgacccaggttcagttctaggtactgcctgtgcggagtttgtaagttctccctgtgactgtgagggtttccaccaggtgctctggtttcctcccacagccaaagacttgcaggttgatagataaattggccattgtaaattgcccctagtgtaggtaggtggtaggagaaaggtgtggatgtggtagggaatatggggttaatgtaggagtagtataaatgtgtggttgttggtcggcataggcttggtgggccgaagggcctttttcatgaagtgctgtatctcaaaataaattctccaaactaaccttgcagctaaattccctcatccctggaaccattctggtaaatctcctctgtaccctctcaaggaccttcacattcttcctctgTGGCACCTTGTTGAATGCCTTTTTCAAATCCAAATATATATATtatatccactggtttccctttatttactctgctagttacatcctcaaaaggctctaataaatttatcagacATGATCTCTCTTTCATAAAAAtcatattgactctgcctaatcatattatgattttctaagtgccttgttaacacctccttaataatagattctgacattttcctgatgactgatatcaggctaactggcctgtagttccctattttctctccccCACGTTTTATGCATAGTGGTGTTATATTTGCTTCCTTCCAATTCACTAAGATCATGCTGgaatctcaggaattttggaagatcacaattaatgcatccactacctctgcagccacctctttttgaACCTTAGGGTTTAGGCCATTTGGTCCAGGggttttgttggcttttagtcccagtAGCTGCTCGagtactttttctcgactgatgtTAATTACTTAAAGTTATACAGTCatattcaaccagaagtgccaagcggATAATCCATCTTAGCCTTCTCCTGAGGGCATCGCATATATACAATTATAACTGGGAGTTAAATTAACACGATTGGTCTCTAGGACTGTTCCTAACTTCTGTCAGATCATCGcatatacatcacatcctgtctggtgatgtgGAGCCATTGAACTATGTGGAGTCATTGAACTGTGTGGAGTCATTGAACTGTGTGGAGTCATCGAACTGTGTGGAGTCATCGAACTGTGTGGAGTCATTGAACTGTGTGGAGTCATCGAACTGTGTGGAGTCATTGAACTGTGTGGAGTCATTGAACTATGTGGAGTCATTGAACTGTGTGGAGTCATCGGACTCTGTGGCGTCACTGTTTTCTGCTGACATCTCCTTCCATCACATGGGGCTCTCTGGAAATACAGGAGCTCCCTGGTTTGCCGCAAGGGATGGTTGTAAGGGATCATAGCATGTGTGGTTGTTGCTTTGTCCATGCCAAACATGAATGAAGATATTGTTGAGTGCGATGCCTCCTTGACAacaaggatgtggaggaggctgctgaccagCCAATGCATCATAGAAGACCCCATGGACCGTAGCAAAGGCACAATGAGATAGACGCTAGGGAGGCTTTGGATGTGTTAATACAAACATGTTTCAGATGACTTTTGGTACCTCATCCAACAATCCAATAAAGGTCCACAATTCTGCTACACTGCTACTATCTCCTTAAGTTATCATCCTATGGCCCTGCATCCAGTGACACCTAATGTCGGCAGAACACAGTGACTCCACACAGTTCAATGACTCCACACAGTTCAATGCCTCCACACAGTTCAACAACTCCACACAGTTCAATGACTCCACACAGTTCAAGGGCTCCACACAATTCAAGGGCTCCACACAGTTCAAGGGCTCTACACAATTCAAGGACTCCATACAGGTCGATGACTCCACGCAGTTCAAGGGCTCCACACATTTCAATGGCTCCACATAGGTCAATGACTCCACACATTTCAATGGCTCCACACAGGTCGATGAATCCACACAGGTTGATGACTCCACACAGTTCAAGGGCTCCATACAATTCAAGGGCTCCACACAGTTCAAGGGCTCCACACAATTCAAGGGCTCCATACAGGTCGATGACTCCACACAGTTCAAGGGCTCCACACATTTcaatggctttttaaaaattcattcacgggatgtgggcgttgctggccaggccagcatttattgcccatccctaattgcccttgagaaggtggtggtgagctgccttcttgaaccgctgcagtccttgtggggtaggtacacccacagtgctgttaggaagggagttccaggattttgacccagcgacagtgaaggaacggcgatacagttgcaagtcagggtggtgtgtgacttggaggggaacttgcaggtggtgatgttcccatgtatttgctgcccttgtccttctagttggtagaggtcgcgggtttggaaggtgctgtcgaaggagccttggtgcattgctgtagtgcatcttgtagatggtacacactgctaccactgtgcgtcggtggtggagggaatgaatgtttgtagatggggtgccaatcaagcgggccgttttgtcctggatggtgtcgagcttcttgagtgtttttggagctgcacccatccaggcaagtggagagtattccattacattcctgacttgtgccttgtagattgtggacaggctttggggagtcaggaggtgagttactcgcctcaggattcctagcctctgacctgctcttgtagccacggtatttatatggctactccagttcagttttcggtcaatggtagcccctaggatgttgatagtgggggattcagcgatggtaatgccgttgaatgtcaaggggagatggttagattctcttttgttggagatggtcattgcctggcacttgtgtggcacgaatgttacttgccacttgtcagcccaagcctggatattgtccaggtcttgctgcatttctacaaggactgcttcagaatctgaggagttgcgaatggtactgaacattgtgcaatcatcagtgaacatcccgacttctgaccttatgattgaaggaaggtcattgatgaagcagctgaagatggttgggcctaggacactaccctgaggtactcctgcagtgatgccctggagctcagatgattgacctccaacaaccacaaccatcttcctttgcgctaggtatgactccaaccagcagagagttttccccctgattcccattgacctcagttttgctagggctccttgatgccatactcggtcaaatgctgccttgatgtcaagggcagtcgctctcacctcacctcttgagttcagctcttttgtccatgtttgaaccaaggctgaaatgaggtcaggagctgagtggccctggcggaacccaaactgagcatcactgagcaggttgttgctaagcaagtgccgcttgatggcactgttgatgacaccttccatcactttgctgatgactgagagtaggctaatggggcggtagttggccgggttggatttgtcttgctttttgtgt carries:
- the LOC137376890 gene encoding chorion class high-cysteine HCA protein 12-like, translating into MCGALELCGVIDLYGALELCGALELCGALELYGALELCGVINLCGFIDLCGAIEMCGVIDLCGAIEMCGALELRGVIDLYGVLELCRALELCGALELCGALELCGVIELCGVVELCGGIELCGVIELCGVTVFCRH